From Candidatus Aminicenantes bacterium, one genomic window encodes:
- a CDS encoding GTP-binding protein, translated as MAKEKFDRTKEHLNIGTIGHVDHGKTTLTSAITKVLST; from the coding sequence ATGGCGAAAGAGAAATTTGATCGTACGAAGGAGCATTTGAATATTGGCACGATCGGGCACGTGGATCACGGCAAGACGACGTTGACGTCGGCGATCACCAAGGTATTGAGCACG